The Colletotrichum destructivum chromosome 8, complete sequence genome includes the window CACCGAGAAGCAGCTGAAGGACGACGCGAAACAAATGACGACCGTCACGATTTTTACCTCTACAGGAGAGCACATTCTGGCGGGAACAAATAAGGGGTGGATCAACGTCATTGACGTTAAGACCAGAAAGACAATATACTCGGAGAAGCCCTGCAGCGGCGTCATCACGACATTGCGCCTGAACAACTCAGGACGAGTGCTGTTGATCAATGCGCAAGACCGCATTGTCCGAACCTTCCATATACCgaaccttgccgccgaggacctcgacctcgacacgATACACTTTACGGAGGAGCACAAGTTTTCGGATCAAGTCAACAGGTTATCGTGGAACCACGTTACGTTCAGCTCGGCGTCAGAGTACGTTGCGGCGTCAACATACAACAATCACGAGATTTATGTCTGGGATAGGGGCATGGGCAGCACAGGTCTCATTAGAATTCTGGACGGCCCCAAGGAAGAACAGGGAGTTGTGGAGTGGCACCCAGAGCGGCCATTCATCGCCACTTGTGGCCTCGAGACTGGAAGGGTATACATATGGTCTGTTATACCCGAGCAGAAGTGGTCTAGGCTCGCGCCCGACTTTGcgcaggtcgaggagaacCAGGAGTatgaggagatggaggacgagTTCGATATCTACGGCCAGGAGGAGCTGCAGAAGAGACGACTGGAcgcagaagacgaggatgtgGACGTCGTCACCTCGACCATCGTCAACGGGCATTCTGGCGGAACAGGGGACTTCCGCATGCCG containing:
- a CDS encoding Putative retinoblastoma-binding protein 5/Swd1 encodes the protein MNFLLSNEENEAIAAVEAINAINNTNTIRSGHSTCLRFNRTGDLLASGRVDGTVVIWDIETMGVARKMRGHHRSITSLSWSRCGRYLLSACQGWKAVLWDLKDGRRYREVRFRAPAYIAELNPFNHHQFVASIFEEQPILVDVSDVTDVKYPLSSAPKRPDLDGEPTEKQLKDDAKQMTTVTIFTSTGEHILAGTNKGWINVIDVKTRKTIYSEKPCSGVITTLRLNNSGRVLLINAQDRIVRTFHIPNLAAEDLDLDTIHFTEEHKFSDQVNRLSWNHVTFSSASEYVAASTYNNHEIYVWDRGMGSTGLIRILDGPKEEQGVVEWHPERPFIATCGLETGRVYIWSVIPEQKWSRLAPDFAQVEENQEYEEMEDEFDIYGQEELQKRRLDAEDEDVDVVTSTIVNGHSGGTGDFRMPILYDLGESDSEEEFVTISTGTMRRRSPGADGEIPDSEVVEDKIPSRKGRAGRGRRR